A section of the Mycobacterium sp. 3519A genome encodes:
- a CDS encoding response regulator transcription factor: protein MDLLLLTVDPHPESVLPSLALLAHNVRTAPTEVSSLLEAGTADVAIVDARTDLAAARGLCRLLGTTGTSVPVVAVVNEGGLVAVNVEWGLDEILLPSTGPAEIDARLRLLVGRRGGVANQENVGKISLGELVIDEGTYTARLRGRPLDLTYKEFELLKYLAQHAGRVFTRAQLLQEVWGYDFFGGTRTVDVHVRRLRAKLGTEYESLIGTVRNVGYKAVRPARGRPAPAGAEVSDDMVDEAGGYEAPDSLPDALVDPLRSQ, encoded by the coding sequence TTGGATCTATTGCTACTGACCGTCGACCCGCATCCCGAATCCGTGCTGCCGTCGTTGGCGCTGCTCGCGCACAACGTGCGGACCGCACCGACAGAGGTGTCTTCCCTTCTCGAAGCAGGCACCGCGGATGTGGCGATCGTCGATGCGCGTACTGACCTGGCCGCCGCTCGCGGCCTGTGTCGGCTGTTGGGGACGACGGGCACGTCGGTCCCCGTGGTGGCCGTCGTCAACGAGGGCGGCCTCGTCGCCGTCAACGTGGAATGGGGCCTGGACGAGATCCTGCTGCCCAGCACCGGCCCTGCCGAGATCGACGCCCGGCTGCGACTGCTGGTCGGCCGCCGCGGCGGGGTCGCCAACCAGGAGAACGTCGGCAAGATCAGCCTCGGGGAACTGGTGATCGACGAGGGCACCTACACCGCCCGGCTGCGCGGCAGGCCGTTGGACCTCACGTACAAGGAATTCGAACTGTTGAAGTATCTGGCCCAGCACGCGGGCCGGGTGTTCACCCGCGCGCAGTTGCTGCAGGAGGTCTGGGGTTACGACTTCTTCGGCGGCACCCGCACCGTCGACGTCCACGTGCGGCGGCTGCGGGCCAAGCTGGGCACGGAGTACGAATCGCTGATCGGCACGGTGCGCAACGTCGGATACAAGGCGGTGCGGCCCGCCCGCGGCCGCCCGGCCCCCGCGGGTGCCGAGGTGTCCGACGACATGGTCGACGAGGCAGGCGGCTATGAGGCGCCCGACAGCCTGCCCGACGCGCTGGTCGACCCGCTGCGCAGTCAGTGA
- the phoU gene encoding phosphate signaling complex protein PhoU — MRTAYHDQLDALTAQLGEMCGLAGAAMERATQALLQADLVLAEQVITDHEQIAAMSAKAEESAFVLLALQAPVAGDLRAIVSSIQIVADVDRMGALALHVAKIARRRHPQHALPEEVNGYFAEMGRVAVELGNSAQEVLLTRDPEKAARIREEDDAMDDLHRHLFTVLMDREWKHGVAAAVDVTLLGRFYERFADHAVEIARRVIFQVTGNLPDEEEMAAR; from the coding sequence ATGCGAACCGCATACCACGACCAACTGGACGCGCTCACAGCTCAGCTCGGCGAGATGTGTGGACTGGCCGGCGCCGCGATGGAACGCGCCACCCAGGCCCTGCTGCAGGCCGATCTGGTGCTGGCCGAACAAGTCATCACCGACCACGAGCAGATCGCGGCGATGAGCGCCAAGGCCGAGGAGAGCGCGTTCGTCCTGCTGGCGCTGCAGGCCCCGGTCGCGGGTGATCTGCGGGCGATCGTCAGCTCGATCCAGATCGTCGCCGATGTCGACCGGATGGGCGCGCTGGCATTGCACGTCGCCAAGATCGCCCGCCGCCGTCACCCGCAGCATGCGCTGCCGGAAGAGGTCAACGGCTACTTCGCCGAAATGGGCCGCGTCGCAGTCGAATTGGGCAACAGCGCGCAGGAGGTGCTGCTGACCCGTGACCCCGAGAAGGCCGCGCGGATCCGCGAAGAAGACGATGCGATGGACGATCTGCACCGGCACCTGTTCACCGTGTTGATGGACCGGGAATGGAAGCACGGGGTCGCCGCCGCCGTCGACGTGACGCTGCTCGGCCGGTTTTACGAGCGGTTCGCCGACCACGCCGTCGAAATCGCCCGCCGGGTCATCTTCCAGGTGACCGGCAACCTCCCCGACGAAGAGGAGATGGCCGCGCGCTGA
- the lmeA gene encoding mannan chain length control protein LmeA has protein sequence MRKVLIGAIATVTAVVVGAVGTDFGAAIYAEYHLARSVRTAANLDFDPWVSILGFPFITQASRHRYNEIEIKASGVDHPVVGKVGLEATLHQVDASQTSWLIGPDASLPVGEVESRIIIDSTHVGRFMGIPDLLVEAPSRETNDATGGTTESGISSNRGLVFTGTPRKADYDKKVSIAVDLSISGPDQTTLVFTATGVLTGAGTADQEIPDDKLPAVLAAFSTSMPGQKLPFGVRPTSEGARGSDIIIEGITKGVTVPLDRFRLS, from the coding sequence GTGCGGAAGGTGCTGATCGGTGCGATCGCGACGGTAACCGCGGTGGTCGTCGGCGCCGTCGGAACCGACTTCGGCGCCGCTATCTACGCCGAGTATCACCTGGCCAGAAGCGTGCGCACGGCCGCGAACCTGGATTTCGACCCGTGGGTCAGCATCCTGGGCTTCCCGTTCATCACCCAGGCCAGCCGCCATCGGTACAACGAAATCGAGATCAAGGCCAGTGGCGTGGATCACCCTGTCGTCGGCAAGGTCGGACTCGAGGCGACCCTGCATCAGGTCGACGCTTCACAGACGTCCTGGCTGATCGGTCCGGACGCCAGCCTGCCGGTCGGCGAGGTGGAAAGCCGCATCATCATCGACTCGACCCATGTCGGCCGCTTCATGGGCATCCCTGACCTGCTGGTGGAGGCGCCGTCGCGGGAGACCAACGACGCGACGGGAGGCACCACCGAGTCGGGCATCTCGAGCAACCGGGGGCTGGTGTTCACCGGCACTCCCAGGAAGGCGGATTACGACAAGAAGGTCAGCATCGCCGTCGATCTGTCGATCAGCGGGCCGGACCAGACGACGCTGGTTTTCACCGCGACCGGGGTGCTGACCGGCGCAGGCACCGCTGACCAGGAGATTCCTGACGACAAACTGCCCGCGGTGCTGGCCGCGTTCAGCACCAGCATGCCGGGCCAGAAGCTGCCGTTCGGCGTCCGTCCGACCAGTGAGGGCGCCAGGGGTTCGGACATCATCATCGAGGGCATTACCAAGGGAGTAACCGTCCCGCTTGATCGGTTTCGATTGTCATGA
- a CDS encoding Ms5788A family Cys-rich leader peptide, which yields MPARLEPMLTKRRAVDLCRVAGCCCCCCSC from the coding sequence GTGCCCGCCCGCCTCGAGCCGATGCTCACCAAGCGCCGCGCAGTCGATCTGTGCCGCGTCGCGGGTTGTTGCTGTTGTTGTTGTAGCTGCTGA
- a CDS encoding thioredoxin family protein — MSSSVVLAVTVLIAALGVAFVVGRLLTLRAGMLKAASEASDVDTSGLGLSESGPTILHFSAEWCGPCAAVRRVVDQVCEELPGVAHVEIDMDVNPEAARRLSVLSLPTTVIFDADGRPRYRTSGVPNAADLRSAVQPLLA; from the coding sequence ATGAGCTCTTCGGTGGTGCTGGCCGTCACGGTGTTGATCGCGGCGCTTGGCGTCGCCTTCGTCGTCGGCAGGCTGCTGACGCTGCGCGCCGGGATGTTGAAAGCCGCCTCCGAGGCCAGCGACGTCGACACTTCGGGCCTGGGACTTTCCGAGAGTGGACCGACGATCCTGCATTTCAGCGCGGAGTGGTGCGGGCCGTGCGCAGCGGTGCGACGGGTGGTGGACCAGGTCTGCGAGGAACTGCCCGGTGTCGCACACGTCGAGATCGACATGGACGTCAATCCCGAAGCCGCCCGGCGACTTTCAGTGCTGTCGCTGCCGACGACAGTGATCTTCGACGCCGACGGTCGGCCGCGGTATCGCACCAGCGGCGTCCCCAACGCCGCTGACCTGCGGTCCGCGGTGCAACCGCTGTTGGCTTGA
- the pstS gene encoding phosphate ABC transporter substrate-binding protein PstS, with product MKLNSIGKALGTTLSATAVAALTLTACGSDNNTAAPSTSASGTGTASAAADCGGKNSVTAEGSTAQQNAIAEFNKVWGQVCSGKTLAYNPTGSGAGVDQFIAKQVDFAGSDSALSDDQKPKAAQRCGGNEAWNLPLVFGPVAMAYNIDGVDKLVVNGEVLAKIFQGQITKWNDPAIAALNSGTNLPDTDIKPVYRSDSSGTTDNFQKYLAAAAPQTWTKGSGKEFQGGAGEGAQKSSGVVQAIQATPGSIGYVEKSPAAAANLKTAEIDSGAGPVALTDDSTKAAVAAAKIQGTGNDLTLDLNALYASKEAGVYPLMLATYEVVCSKGYDADTAAAVKSFLTVSANQGQANLSPAGYVPLPDSFKERLLKSVNAIA from the coding sequence GTGAAGCTCAACAGCATTGGCAAGGCGCTTGGTACGACCCTGTCCGCGACGGCGGTCGCCGCGCTGACGCTGACCGCCTGCGGTAGCGACAACAACACCGCGGCGCCCTCCACGAGCGCTTCGGGGACGGGCACCGCGTCCGCTGCGGCCGACTGCGGGGGCAAGAACTCGGTGACCGCCGAGGGGTCGACGGCTCAGCAGAACGCGATCGCGGAGTTCAACAAGGTGTGGGGCCAGGTGTGCTCAGGAAAAACGCTGGCCTACAACCCCACCGGGTCGGGCGCGGGCGTCGACCAGTTCATTGCGAAGCAGGTCGACTTCGCCGGATCCGACTCGGCGCTGAGCGACGACCAGAAGCCGAAGGCGGCCCAGCGCTGCGGCGGCAACGAAGCGTGGAACCTGCCGCTGGTGTTCGGCCCGGTGGCGATGGCATACAACATCGACGGCGTCGACAAGCTCGTGGTCAACGGTGAGGTGCTCGCCAAGATCTTCCAGGGCCAGATCACCAAGTGGAACGACCCGGCGATCGCGGCGCTCAACAGCGGCACCAACCTGCCGGACACCGACATCAAGCCCGTCTACCGCTCGGATTCGTCGGGCACCACCGACAACTTCCAGAAGTACCTGGCCGCCGCGGCGCCACAGACGTGGACCAAGGGTTCGGGCAAGGAGTTCCAGGGCGGCGCCGGTGAGGGCGCGCAGAAGTCGTCCGGCGTTGTGCAGGCCATTCAGGCCACCCCTGGCTCCATCGGCTATGTCGAGAAGAGCCCGGCCGCAGCGGCCAACCTGAAGACCGCCGAGATCGACAGCGGCGCCGGGCCGGTCGCGCTCACCGACGACTCCACCAAGGCCGCCGTCGCCGCGGCAAAGATCCAGGGCACGGGCAACGACCTGACGCTTGACCTCAACGCCCTGTACGCCAGCAAGGAGGCCGGTGTTTACCCGTTGATGCTGGCCACCTACGAGGTCGTGTGCAGCAAGGGCTACGACGCCGACACCGCGGCAGCGGTGAAGTCGTTCTTGACGGTGTCCGCCAACCAGGGCCAGGCCAACCTGTCGCCCGCCGGATACGTGCCGCTGCCGGATTCGTTCAAGGAGCGTCTGCTCAAATCGGTCAACGCAATTGCATAG
- a CDS encoding DUF732 domain-containing protein: MKFAIGGFATTLFALLAIATAPASTASPDDDFLAALTRSGISFPPQVGLNLISAGHNVCAKLAKGDPYDDVVSYVSKGLGNNKGLTKSFISAATSTLCPDQG, from the coding sequence ATGAAATTCGCAATTGGGGGATTCGCGACAACACTCTTCGCCCTCCTCGCCATAGCTACCGCTCCCGCGTCGACGGCCAGCCCGGACGACGACTTCCTCGCCGCTCTGACCAGGAGCGGCATCTCGTTCCCGCCGCAGGTGGGACTCAACCTCATCAGCGCGGGCCACAACGTCTGCGCCAAGTTGGCCAAGGGTGACCCGTACGACGACGTCGTTTCCTACGTCTCCAAGGGTCTGGGCAACAACAAGGGTCTGACGAAGAGTTTCATCAGCGCCGCGACCAGTACGTTGTGCCCCGATCAGGGCTGA
- a CDS encoding sulfurtransferase: protein MARSDVLVSTDWAESNLNAPNTVFVEVDEDTSAYDGGHIEGAVKLDWKTDLQDPVRRDFVDQQQFSKLLSERGISNDDTVILYGGNNNWFAAYAYWYFKLYGHDNVKLLDGGRKKWELDGRPLSKEPVKRPETSYTAKAPDNSIRAFRDEVIAAINQKNLVDVRSPDEFSGKILAPAHLPQEQSQRPGHIPGAINVPWSKAANEDGTFKSDEELAKLYAEAGLDGEKETIAYCRIGERSSHTWFVLQELLGHKNVKNYDGSWTEYGSLVGAPIELGS, encoded by the coding sequence ATGGCACGCTCCGACGTCCTGGTCAGTACGGACTGGGCCGAGAGCAATCTCAACGCGCCTAACACCGTTTTCGTCGAGGTCGACGAGGACACCAGCGCCTACGACGGCGGCCACATCGAGGGCGCCGTCAAGCTCGACTGGAAGACCGATCTGCAGGATCCGGTGCGCCGGGATTTCGTTGATCAGCAGCAGTTCTCCAAACTGCTCTCCGAGCGCGGTATCTCCAACGACGACACCGTGATCCTCTACGGCGGCAACAACAACTGGTTCGCCGCATACGCCTACTGGTACTTCAAGCTGTACGGCCACGACAACGTCAAGCTGCTCGACGGTGGCCGCAAGAAGTGGGAGCTCGACGGGCGCCCGCTGTCGAAGGAGCCGGTGAAGCGTCCGGAGACCAGCTACACGGCCAAGGCCCCGGACAACAGCATCCGTGCCTTCCGCGATGAGGTCATCGCGGCGATCAACCAGAAGAACCTCGTCGACGTGCGCTCCCCCGACGAGTTCTCCGGCAAGATCCTCGCGCCCGCGCACCTGCCGCAGGAGCAGAGCCAGCGGCCCGGGCATATCCCCGGTGCCATCAACGTTCCGTGGAGCAAGGCGGCCAACGAGGACGGCACCTTCAAGTCCGATGAGGAGCTGGCCAAGTTGTACGCCGAGGCCGGCCTCGACGGCGAGAAGGAAACCATCGCGTACTGCCGGATCGGTGAGCGCTCGTCGCACACCTGGTTCGTGCTGCAGGAACTGTTGGGACACAAGAACGTCAAGAACTACGACGGCAGTTGGACGGAATACGGCTCCCTGGTGGGTGCCCCGATCGAGTTGGGAAGTTGA
- the pstB gene encoding phosphate ABC transporter ATP-binding protein PstB: MAKRLDLKDVNIYYGSFHAVADVALSVQPRSVTAFIGPSGCGKSTVLRTLNRMHEVIPGARVEGSVLLDGEDIYGPGVDPVGVRKTIGMVFQRPNPFPTMSIRDNVVAGLKLQGVRNRKMLDDVCERSLRGANLWNEVKDRLDRPGGGLSGGQQQRLCIARAIAVQPDVLLMDEPCSALDPISTLAIEDLIAELKQDFTIVIVTHNMQQAARVSDQTAFFNLEATGKPGRLIEIDDTEKIFSNPNEKATEDYISGRFG, translated from the coding sequence GTGGCCAAGCGATTGGACCTCAAAGACGTCAACATCTATTACGGCTCCTTCCACGCCGTCGCCGATGTAGCGCTGTCGGTGCAGCCCCGCAGCGTGACCGCGTTCATCGGGCCGTCGGGCTGCGGCAAGTCGACGGTGCTGCGGACGCTGAACCGCATGCACGAGGTCATTCCCGGCGCCCGCGTCGAAGGATCGGTGCTGCTCGACGGTGAGGACATCTACGGCCCAGGCGTCGACCCGGTCGGCGTGCGCAAGACCATCGGTATGGTGTTCCAACGGCCAAATCCCTTCCCCACCATGTCGATTCGCGACAACGTGGTGGCCGGGCTGAAGCTGCAGGGCGTTCGCAACCGCAAGATGCTCGACGATGTGTGCGAGCGATCACTGCGGGGCGCCAACCTCTGGAACGAGGTGAAGGACAGGCTCGACAGGCCGGGCGGCGGGCTGTCGGGCGGTCAGCAGCAGCGACTGTGCATCGCCCGCGCGATCGCCGTGCAGCCCGACGTGTTGCTGATGGACGAGCCGTGCTCGGCGCTGGACCCCATCTCGACGCTGGCGATCGAGGACCTCATCGCCGAGCTCAAACAGGACTTCACGATCGTGATCGTCACGCACAACATGCAGCAGGCCGCCCGCGTCAGCGATCAGACCGCGTTCTTCAACCTGGAGGCGACGGGTAAGCCCGGCCGGCTGATCGAGATCGACGACACCGAGAAGATCTTCTCCAACCCGAACGAGAAGGCCACGGAGGACTACATCTCGGGCCGCTTCGGCTGA
- a CDS encoding DUF1416 domain-containing protein, which produces MCSAPKQGLTLPASVDLEKETVITGRVVDGAGQAVGGAFVRLLDSSDEFTAEVVASATGDFRFFAAPGTWTLRALSPAGNGDASVAPSGAGIHEVDVKVA; this is translated from the coding sequence ATGTGCTCTGCACCGAAGCAAGGACTGACGTTGCCTGCCAGCGTTGACCTCGAGAAGGAGACGGTGATCACCGGTCGCGTCGTGGACGGCGCGGGTCAGGCCGTCGGCGGCGCGTTCGTGCGCCTGCTGGACTCCTCCGACGAGTTCACCGCCGAGGTCGTCGCGTCGGCCACCGGTGACTTCCGGTTCTTCGCTGCGCCAGGTACGTGGACGCTGCGCGCGCTGTCGCCTGCGGGCAACGGCGACGCGAGCGTGGCGCCGTCCGGGGCGGGCATCCACGAGGTCGACGTCAAGGTCGCCTGA
- a CDS encoding FABP family protein yields the protein MTSGDDAVAAAAERAKSTAARNIPVFDDLPLPADTANLREGAHFNDALLALLPLVGVWRGEGEGRGASGDYRFGQQIVVSHDGGDYLNWEARSWRLTENGEYEAPGLRETGFWRFVDDPADPSESQAIELLLAHSAGYIELFYGSPRNQSSWELVTDALARSKSGMLVGGAKRLYGIIEGGDLAYVEERVDADGGLVPHLSARLSRFVG from the coding sequence GTGACCTCCGGCGACGACGCCGTCGCGGCGGCGGCCGAACGAGCCAAGAGCACGGCGGCCCGCAACATCCCGGTGTTCGACGATTTGCCGCTGCCTGCGGACACCGCGAACCTGCGGGAGGGCGCGCACTTCAACGACGCGCTGCTGGCGCTGCTTCCACTGGTCGGGGTGTGGCGCGGTGAGGGCGAGGGCCGCGGCGCCTCCGGTGACTACCGGTTCGGCCAGCAGATCGTGGTGTCGCACGACGGCGGTGACTACCTGAACTGGGAGGCGCGCTCCTGGCGGCTCACCGAGAACGGTGAGTACGAGGCCCCCGGCCTGCGCGAAACCGGCTTCTGGCGCTTCGTGGACGATCCCGCCGATCCGTCGGAGTCCCAGGCCATCGAACTGCTGCTCGCACATTCCGCGGGCTACATCGAACTGTTCTACGGCAGCCCCCGCAACCAGTCGTCGTGGGAACTGGTCACCGATGCGTTGGCACGCAGCAAGTCGGGAATGCTCGTCGGCGGCGCCAAGCGGCTCTACGGCATCATCGAGGGCGGCGACCTGGCGTATGTCGAAGAGCGGGTCGACGCCGACGGCGGGCTGGTACCGCATCTGTCCGCGCGGCTGTCCAGGTTCGTCGGCTAG
- the pstA gene encoding phosphate ABC transporter permease PstA yields MTSTLDRPVKVTTFQGVSLRRKLANNIATVLVTASLVVALVPLLWVLYSVITKGFKAITSPVWFTHSQAGMTAFQAGGGAYHAIVGTLLQGLVCAIISIPIGIMVAVYLVEYGGGTRLGKLTTFMVDILTGVPSIVAALFIYALWVATLGFQRSGFAVSLSLVLLMIPVIVRATEEMLRIVPMDLREASYALGVPKWKTIVRIVIPTALSGIITGIMLALARVMGETAPLLILVGYAQAMNFDIFSGFMGSLPGMMYDQISAGAGADPVPTDRLWGAALTLILLIALLNIGARVVARIFAPKKV; encoded by the coding sequence GTGACCTCCACACTGGACCGCCCGGTCAAGGTCACCACCTTTCAGGGTGTCAGCCTGCGCCGCAAGCTCGCCAACAACATCGCCACCGTGCTCGTCACCGCATCGTTGGTCGTCGCGTTGGTGCCGTTGCTGTGGGTGCTGTACTCGGTGATCACCAAGGGTTTCAAAGCGATCACCTCACCGGTGTGGTTCACCCATTCACAGGCCGGAATGACCGCTTTCCAGGCCGGCGGTGGCGCCTACCACGCCATCGTCGGCACGCTGCTGCAGGGCTTGGTGTGCGCGATCATCTCGATCCCGATCGGCATCATGGTCGCCGTCTACCTCGTCGAATACGGCGGCGGCACCCGACTCGGCAAGCTGACCACCTTCATGGTGGACATCCTCACTGGTGTCCCGTCGATCGTGGCCGCCCTCTTCATCTACGCGCTGTGGGTGGCCACGCTCGGGTTCCAGCGGTCCGGCTTCGCGGTGTCACTGTCGTTGGTGCTGCTGATGATTCCGGTGATCGTGCGTGCCACCGAGGAGATGCTGCGCATCGTTCCGATGGACCTTCGCGAGGCCAGTTATGCACTGGGCGTGCCGAAGTGGAAGACCATCGTGCGCATCGTCATCCCCACCGCGCTGTCGGGCATCATCACCGGCATCATGCTGGCGTTGGCCCGCGTGATGGGTGAGACCGCGCCGCTGCTGATCCTGGTGGGTTATGCGCAGGCCATGAATTTCGACATCTTCAGCGGTTTCATGGGATCGCTGCCCGGCATGATGTACGACCAGATCTCGGCGGGGGCCGGCGCGGATCCAGTGCCCACCGACCGACTATGGGGCGCCGCACTGACGTTGATTTTGTTGATCGCCTTACTCAACATCGGGGCGCGAGTCGTCGCGCGTATCTTCGCCCCCAAGAAGGTTTAG
- a CDS encoding DUF4395 domain-containing protein, which translates to MSTNTTATQVDVRGPRFAAWVTTVVIVATLLAAGVSLLAAAVILGAQAVVFAIGAWQGPRRHPYGVIFQRFVAPRLGPVTEKEPAAPLKFAQLVGFVFAVVGVVGFASGVELLGLIATGFALVAAFLNAAFGICLGCQIYPLVARVRKRASAPSTA; encoded by the coding sequence ATGTCGACCAACACCACAGCCACGCAAGTGGATGTGCGGGGTCCCCGGTTCGCCGCATGGGTGACGACGGTCGTGATCGTGGCGACGCTGCTCGCCGCGGGCGTCAGCCTCCTCGCCGCTGCCGTGATCCTCGGCGCCCAGGCCGTCGTCTTCGCCATCGGCGCATGGCAAGGACCGCGCCGGCATCCCTACGGGGTGATTTTCCAGCGCTTCGTCGCGCCCAGGCTCGGGCCTGTCACCGAGAAGGAACCGGCCGCACCACTGAAGTTCGCGCAGTTGGTCGGCTTCGTGTTCGCGGTCGTCGGTGTCGTCGGATTCGCCTCGGGCGTCGAACTTCTCGGCTTGATCGCCACCGGCTTCGCGCTTGTGGCGGCGTTTCTCAATGCGGCCTTCGGTATCTGCCTCGGCTGCCAGATCTACCCGCTCGTCGCACGCGTCCGGAAACGGGCGAGTGCACCGTCCACCGCATAA
- the mshD gene encoding mycothiol synthase, whose amino-acid sequence MTEIGWRPSLSLAEQHDIRELIAVARQVDGVAPVGDQALRELAHDRTRHLLAVDGDHVVGYLNLTAQPAMAEAVVHPDARRRGIGSVMVRTGLSEGGADARIWAHGNLAPARATAAALGLVVVRELLQMRRPLTDLPPLTVPDGIRLTTYSGPTDDAELLRVNNAAFAWHPEQGGWTEADIAERRGEPWFDTAGLFMAFDSDTDKLAGFHWTKRHSADLGEVYVVGVDPAAQGRGLGATLTLAGLHYLAARLSESAEPTVMLYVEADNSAAVNTYERLGFEVFSVDAAYAAPPVN is encoded by the coding sequence GTGACTGAAATCGGTTGGCGCCCAAGCCTTTCCCTCGCCGAGCAGCACGACATCCGCGAACTGATCGCGGTGGCGCGACAAGTCGACGGCGTCGCGCCCGTCGGTGATCAGGCGTTGCGCGAGTTGGCGCACGACCGCACCCGCCACCTGTTGGCCGTCGACGGCGATCACGTGGTCGGTTATCTGAACCTGACCGCCCAGCCCGCGATGGCCGAGGCGGTGGTGCATCCCGACGCGCGGCGGCGCGGGATCGGCTCGGTGATGGTGCGCACCGGCCTGTCCGAGGGCGGCGCCGACGCCCGCATCTGGGCCCACGGCAACTTGGCGCCCGCGCGGGCCACCGCGGCCGCACTCGGCCTCGTCGTCGTCCGCGAGCTGCTGCAGATGCGCAGGCCGCTGACCGACCTGCCGCCGCTGACCGTCCCCGACGGGATCCGCCTGACCACGTATTCGGGTCCCACCGACGACGCAGAACTGCTGCGGGTGAACAACGCCGCATTCGCCTGGCACCCGGAACAGGGCGGGTGGACCGAGGCCGACATCGCCGAGCGCCGCGGTGAGCCCTGGTTCGACACCGCAGGCCTGTTCATGGCGTTCGACTCCGACACCGACAAGCTGGCCGGCTTCCACTGGACGAAGCGGCACAGCGCCGATCTCGGCGAGGTCTATGTGGTCGGCGTGGATCCGGCGGCGCAGGGCCGCGGCCTCGGTGCCACGCTCACACTGGCCGGGCTGCATTACCTTGCCGCGCGGCTGTCGGAAAGCGCAGAACCGACTGTGATGCTTTACGTGGAGGCAGATAACTCCGCCGCGGTGAACACGTATGAACGCCTTGGTTTCGAGGTATTCAGCGTCGATGCGGCCTACGCAGCACCACCTGTGAACTAG
- the pstC gene encoding phosphate ABC transporter permease subunit PstC: MTDRLDVTEASGLPNPSDAGSGEVIASPFPEPEPIPTNPAKGAKVRLGDRIFRGLAEGAGILIVVIIAAIGAFLLWRAIPALARNEENFFLYGGNWITTDTSAMHFGIRDLLQVTVFVSVFALILAMPVALGIAIFLTHYSPRRLSGPLAYMVDLLAAVPSIVYGVWGLYVLAPVLKPFALWLNENLGWIFLFKTGNASVAGGGTIFTAGIVLAVMILPIITAVTREVFVQTPRGQIEAALALGATRWEVVRTTVLPFGLSGYISGAMLGLGRALGETIALLIVLRGTQKAFGWSLFDGGYTFASKIAATASEFNDQYKAGAYIAAGLVLFILTFVVNSAARAAVAGRGAK; the protein is encoded by the coding sequence ATGACCGATAGGCTCGATGTGACGGAAGCTAGCGGGCTGCCTAACCCGTCCGACGCGGGATCGGGTGAAGTGATCGCTTCACCCTTCCCTGAACCGGAGCCCATTCCCACCAATCCCGCGAAGGGCGCGAAGGTCCGGTTGGGAGACAGGATCTTCCGCGGCCTCGCGGAGGGTGCGGGCATTCTGATCGTCGTCATCATCGCGGCGATCGGCGCGTTTCTGTTGTGGCGCGCGATTCCCGCGCTCGCCCGCAACGAGGAGAACTTCTTCCTCTACGGCGGAAACTGGATCACCACAGACACATCGGCGATGCACTTCGGCATCCGCGACCTACTCCAGGTGACGGTTTTCGTGTCGGTCTTCGCGTTGATCCTTGCCATGCCCGTCGCGCTGGGTATCGCGATCTTTCTTACCCACTACTCACCACGGCGACTGTCGGGCCCGCTGGCGTACATGGTCGACCTGCTCGCCGCGGTGCCGTCGATCGTCTACGGCGTGTGGGGACTGTACGTACTGGCGCCGGTGCTGAAGCCGTTTGCGTTGTGGCTCAACGAGAACCTCGGCTGGATCTTTTTATTCAAGACCGGTAACGCCTCGGTGGCCGGCGGCGGCACGATCTTCACCGCAGGCATCGTGCTGGCCGTGATGATCCTGCCGATCATCACGGCGGTGACGCGGGAGGTGTTCGTGCAGACACCGCGCGGCCAGATCGAGGCCGCACTTGCGTTGGGCGCCACCCGCTGGGAGGTGGTGCGCACCACGGTGCTGCCGTTCGGCCTTTCCGGCTACATCAGCGGTGCGATGCTCGGCCTCGGTCGCGCGCTCGGTGAAACGATCGCGCTGTTGATCGTGCTGCGCGGCACTCAAAAGGCGTTCGGCTGGTCACTGTTCGACGGCGGCTACACGTTCGCAAGCAAAATCGCCGCCACCGCAAGCGAATTCAACGACCAGTACAAGGCGGGCGCCTACATCGCGGCGGGCCTGGTGCTGTTCATCCTGACGTTCGTGGTGAACTCGGCGGCGCGCGCCGCAGTCGCCGGAAGGGGGGCGAAGTGA